A genomic region of Gadus macrocephalus chromosome 5, ASM3116895v1 contains the following coding sequences:
- the myct1b gene encoding myc target protein 1 homolog: protein MAYNETNPFLEILKSFNLDQLVLAFCLSILVGLLLGALVYILLTWASRRRRASAIITRLSKSQSARGPSGGQLGLYRSTFLSVHRQPSVEPVGPLGSKPGAEASTFRPVPKGRGARPEKDGQDTQFAMPQDTASSSDSSASDSAALVSNKRNSFWLGGNGLKGFLPSQNQPPAYDSVILAFQETRT from the exons ATGGCATACAATGAAACTAATCCTTTTTTGGAAATACTCAAGTCTTTTAACCTGG ACCAGCTCGTGCTGGCCTTCTGCCTGTCCATACTGGTGGGCCTGCTGCTGGGGGCGCTGGTCTACATCCTGCTGACCTGGGCGTCCCGGCGGCGCCGTGCCTCCGCCATCATCACCCGCCTCTCCAAGAGCCAGTCGGCCCGGGGCCCCTCCGGCGGCCAGCTGGGCCTGTACCGCAGCACCTTCCTCAGCGTGCACCGCCAGCCCTCCGTGGAGCCCGTGGGGCCCCTGGGGAGCAAGCCCGGCGCCGAGGCCTCCACCTTTCGCCCCGTGCCGAAGGGACGCGGGGCCCGCCCGGAGAAGGACGGACAAGACACCCAGTTCGCAATGCCCCAGGACACCGCCTCGTCCTCGGACTCCTCCGCCTCCGACTCGGCCGCCCTGGTGTCCAACAAGAGGAACTCCTTCTGGCTGGGGGGCAACGGCCTCAAGGGCTTCCTGCCCTCCCAGAACCAGCCCCCGGCGTACGACAGCGTGATCCTAGCCTTCCAGGAGACCCGCACTTGA